In a single window of the Lasioglossum baleicum chromosome 10, iyLasBale1, whole genome shotgun sequence genome:
- the LOC143212858 gene encoding double-strand-break repair protein rad21 homolog produces MFYAHFVLAKKGPLARIWLAAHWDKKLTKAHVFETNIEKSVDGILQPKVKMALRTSGHLLLGVVRIYSRKAKYLLADCNEAFVKIKMAFRPGMVDLPEEHREAAVTAITLPEVFHDFDTAMPELKDVDIEAQFSLNQSRAEEITMREDYGSLALVTHDQGFGDMSFDAEPPELLRHTGTVEPSLDQTHMLFTDGPGIETALDQKEKEPVPGPSVTAQAMDIDMPIRDDGFGGHLGQDIISGGLFEGGLFDEAPMGEVSVPEVSAVAEPQEPAISGAAPSVHEESEEEMGPPSPLGGMSDDSRPASPITMGDEIEGRISVASRRFTPAPSIIPEERPMEAIEETPPLQDQTTLLHDEEESFALAPVDTSALKGFTKAKRKRKLIVDEVKNISGEEMKAQLSDTSDIITTLDLAPPTKRLMHWKETGGVEKLFALPGRPIPARVLFKNYQRHLTSKSYDHEDFGRLVGEEEGMPLEQMREPVEADSFEQSILSKRLSRKRKMPFEEEIRPPPPAPAPPPAEITAEAVDVPSIAPPPLAESPIPLPEVSLPTESVSEISGIVPPVEEAEIVPPVPSEVPSISPLAAEIPPTETTVPPEEPVVPPTPAEPELPVAPSTEMPQMENMGYDQAQPIVPYMGYDEHPPAPTTPAMSERGPATPWNHEDYEFPPSVGPQEEQQVDETYEQFEERVLNKRAAHMYHVIKNKLETKDKLTLSEMAYKNNRKQVAQKFYTLLVLKKFQVTELYQECPYAEIVVNKGPKFENPAL; encoded by the exons ATGTTTTACGCACATTTCGTGTTAGCCAAAAAGGGGCCGCTGGCCCGTATTTGGTTAGCTGCACATTGGGACAAGAAGTTGACGAAAGCTCATGTATTCGAAACGAACATCGAAAAGTCTGTAGACGGTATTTTACAGCCGAAG GTAAAAATGGCGTTGAGAACATCCGGTCACTTACTGCTGGGTGTGGTACGCATATACTCTCGGAAAGCTAAATATCTGTTAGCCGATTGTAACGAAGCTTTTGTGAAAATCAAAATGGCTTTTAGGCCAGGCATGGTCGATTTACCGGAAGAACACAGAGAAGCTGCTGTAACGGCTATAACATTGCCCGAGGTGTTCCATGACTTTGATACAGCGATGCCTGAGTTAAA AGATGTAGATATCGAAGCACAGTTTAGCTTAAACCAGTCGAGAGCAGAGGAAATAACTATGAGAGAAGATTACGGCAGCTTGGCCTTAGTTACACACGATCAGGGATTCGGTGATATGAGTTTTGATGCGGAACCGCCAGAGTTGTTAAGACATACTGGTACTGTGGAACCATCGTTAGATCAG ACACATATGTTATTCACCGATGGACCAGGAATTGAAACAGCTTTAGATCAGAAAGAAAAAGAACCGGTACCAGGCCCATCGGTAACAGCACAGGCCATGGACATTGACATGCCTATCAGGGATGACGGTTTCGGTGGACATCTTGGTCAGGACATCATAT CTGGTGGCCTGTTCGAAGGTGGTTTATTCGACGAAGCACCGATGGGCGAAGTATCCGTACCTGAAGTTAGTGCTGTAGCAGAGCCACAAGAGCCAGCGATTTCTGGAGCTGCACCTTCGGTCCACGAAGAATCCGAGGAAGAAATGGGACCTCCGTCTCCCCTAGGAGGAATGAG CGACGACTCCAGACCCGCTTCTCCTATCACTATGGGAGATGAGATCGAAGGAAGAATAAGTGTTGCAAGTCGTCGTTTCACTCCTGCTCCATCAATCATTCCTGAAGAGCGGCCAATGGAAGCTATCGAAGAGACACCGCCTCTACAAGATCAAACCACCTTGTTACACGATGAGGAAGAAAGTTTTGCTCTCGCACCGGTTGATACATCAGCTTTGAAAG GGTTCACAAAAGCGAAGCGTAAGCGCAAGCTGATCGTCGACGAGGTGAAAAATATTTCTGGCGAAGAAATGAAAGCACAATTATCAGACACTAGCGATATCATAACCACGCTGGACTTGGCTCCTCCAACGAAAAGGCTAATGCACTGGAAAGAAACCGGTGGAGTTGAAAAATTGTTCGCTCTACCCGGAAGACCGATTCCGGCACGCGTATTGTTTAAG AATTATCAACGGCATCTTACGAGCAAGTCCTACGATCACGAGGACTTTGGACGTCTAGTAGGCGAGGAGGAAGGCATGCCTTTGGAGCAAATGAGGGAGCCCGTAGAAGCAGACTCGTTCGAACAAAGTATTTTAAGTAAACGTTTGTCCAGGAAACGAAAGATGCCGTTCGAGGAAGAG ATAAGGCCACCACCTCCAGCACCAGCACCTCCACCAGCAGAAATAACAGCCGAAGCTGTGGACGTCCCGAGTATAGCTCCCCCACCTCTAGCGGAATCGCCGATTCCTCTTCCGGAAGTATCTTTGCCAACCGAATCAGTTTCCGAAATCAGCGGTATAGTGCCTCCTGTCGAAGAAGCAGAAATAGTTCCGCCAGTACCTTCTGAAGTACCTTCGATTTCACCGCTCGCAGCCGAAATACCTCCAACTGAAACCACCGTTCCACCCGAGGAACCAGTTGTACCGCCTACACCAGCAGAACCGGAACTCCCTGTTGCACCATCTACCGAAATGCCTCAAATGGAGAATATGGGCTACGATCAG GCTCAACCTATTGTACCATATATGGGATACGACGAACATCCACCAGCTCCCACAACACCAGCTATGTCCGAAAGAGGACCAGCGACACCATGGAATCACGAGGACTATGAATTTCCACCATCTGTGGGACCT CAAGAAGAACAGCAAGTAGATGAAACGTACGAACAGTTCGAAGAACGAGTTCTGAATAAGAGAGCAGCACACATGTATCATGTCATTAAGAACAAACTGGAAACCAAAGATAAGTTGACGTTATCAGAAATGGCATACAAAAATAACCGTAAACAG GTTGCACAAAAGTTCTATACTCTGTTAGTCCTTAAAAAGTTCCAAGTAACAGAACTCTATCAAGAATGCCCGTACGCGGAAATTGTAGTCAATAAAGGACCAAAATTCGAGAATCCTGCATTATAA
- the Prp18 gene encoding pre-mRNA processing factor 18, translating to MDILKAEILKKRKQLEESNVLHNNKKYFKRSDLILKDAKVKEVQNNNDEDVKVNTKEQQEDCVTDGSSEHLTLPRPEVIRRLRERGEPIMIFGESEIEAFKRLRKCEILEPEVNKGFRNDFQEAMDQVDQAYLNELLASSKPQDRNGRGDVNVPDEGVTYEDLQKMSIKLNKGDRDFDLNVITLFIQFLVQMWGIQLNSRSTAEKMSTRGKMASATYAQTREYLKPLLRKLKNKSLPEDITDSLTDIVKHLLERNYILASDAYLQMAIGNSPWPIGVTMVGIHARTGREKIFSKNVAHVMNDETQRKYIQALKRLMTKCQEYYPTDPSRCVEYSKA from the exons ATGGATATCCTAAAGGCTGAGATACTGAAAAAGCGTAAACAATTGGAAGAGAGCAACGTTCTG CATAACAACAAGAAGTATTTCAAGAGGAGcgatttaatattgaaagaCGCGAAAGTGAAGGAAGTTCAAAACAACAACGACGAGGATGTTAAAGTGAATACGAAGGAGCAACAAGAGGATTGTGTGACGGATGGTAGTTCCGAACACTTGACTTTACCCAGGCCCGAAGTGATTCGAAGGTTGCGCGAGAGGGGTGAACCGATAATGATATTCGGGGAGTCTGAAATCGAAGCGTTTAAGAGATTAAGGAAATGCGAGATTCTAGAACCCGAAGTGAACAAG GGTTTCAGAAATGATTTCCAAGAAGCCATGGATCAAGTAGACCAGGCATACTTGAACGAGTTGCTAGCTTCTTCGAAGCCGCAAGATCGCAATGGAAGAGGAGACGTAAATGTACCGGACGAGGGAGTTACTTATGAAGACTTGCAAAAGATGTCTATTAAATTGAACAAGGGCGACAGAGACTTTGACTTGAACGTGATTACACTGTTTATACAATTCTTAGTACAAATGTGGGGCATTCAATTAAACAGTAGAAGTACTGCGGAGAAGATGAGCACCAGAGGAAAAATGGCTAGCGCCACTTATGCTCAAACTAGAGAATACTTGAAACCGCTTCTTAGGAAATTGAAGAACAAATCTTTGCCAGAGGACATTACCGATAGTTTAACAGATATAGTGAAACATTTACTCGAACGCAATTATATATTG GCAAGCGACGCGTACTTACAGATGGCTATAGGGAATTCTCCGTGGCCTATAGGAGTAACTATGGTTGGTATTCACGCGCGTACtggaagagaaaaaattttctcgaaaaatgtCGCGCATGTAATGAATGATGAAACGcaaagaaaatatattcaaGCATTGAAAAGGTTGATGACTAAGTGCCAAGAGTATTATCCAACAGATCCATCTCGCTGTGTGGAATATTCGAAGgcgtaa
- the P5cr gene encoding pyrroline 5-carboyxlate reductase, producing the protein MAKHDFESTKVGFIGGGNMARAIGASLIRKGIFNPNNVWVSARTDKTLDLWKDLGANTTLINGQVFDNCDIVFLAVKPNMLQNAVDSIYGTKKQDNKPLFVSILVGIQLHTLAEKLGLLIKSPRIIRCTPNTPMMVGEGITVYCSMNTTNEDELMVHTLLSHIGIAESVPESLMNAIGGLSGSGPAYAYLIIEALSDGAVKMGVPRPMAIKFAAQVLVGAGKMVLETGKHPGQLKDEVCSAGGTTITGVHAMECGQVRASMMNAVEAAVKKSGEMSSK; encoded by the exons ATGGCCAAACACGATTTTGAATCCaccaaagttggtttcattggcGGTGGAAATATGGCGAGAGCCATTGGAGCCAGTTTGATTAGAAAAG GTATTTTCAATCCAAACAATGTTTGGGTATCCGCACGTACAGACAAGACTTTGGATTTGTGGAAAGATCTTGGAGCGaacactacattaataaatggaCAAGTGTTCGACAATTGTGATATCGTATTTTTAGCAGTAAAACCAAACATGCTTCAAAACGCAGTTGATAGTATTTATGGAACAAAGAAGCAGGATAACAAACCACTTTTTGTCTCTATACTCGTGGGCATTCAATTACATACTTTAGCCGAA AAACTTGGATTGCTTATAAAATCTCCTAGAATAATTAGATGCACACCGAATACTCCAATGATGGTTGGCGAGGGAATAACAG TATATTGTTCTATGAACACAACAAATGAAGATGAACTGATGGTTCACACATTATTGTCTCATATCGGCATAGCTGAAAGTGTTCCTGAATCTCTTATGAACGCAATAGGTGGTCTCTCAGGCTCTGGTCCTGCTTAT GCATATCTTATTATAGAAGCACTGTCCGATGGTGCAGTGAAAATGGGTGTTCCAAGACCTATGGCAATAAAGTTTGCGGCTCAAGTGTTAGTAGGAGCTGGTAAAATGGTGTTAGAAACAGGTAAACATCCAGGCCAATTGAAGGATGAAGTATGTTCTGCGGGAGGTACAACTATCACGGGCGTTCATGCCATGGAATGTGGTCAAGTTAG AGCATCTATGATGAACGCAGTTGAAGCTGCAGTGAAAAAATCGGGTGAAATGTCTTCAAAATAG
- the LOC143212860 gene encoding ADP-ribosylation factor-like protein 13B, with the protein MIQYDINNHWFNRIRIYRTHLLQLITMGNCIQSLLRRLQNKKCSEKTIILLIVGLDNAGKTSVLNRISGESDRNVLPTIGFRTVSLRYKSYTVKIYDIGGSPQIRSLWTKYYSGIHGLIYVVDASDISRLTENRVVFGELVSHECISGKPILLLANKQDINGSIDELDLVENLDVEHVANTMKCPTRVEICSSTERESQLNDDCIGIKNGYKWILDIIVKNYTVLNSGLKDAQSSQIMRVIEAQDSISDTSSISRISACSNPFKPIKELVAKKEETRPTSVLHNGIGRNKLKNLFMHRNKTAPLTTEEAVVELGDMSTSTKQAKTVLEVYKNAETLPPIIHPVRPIAFSSTISPISNRPHTAPERSQHVLNKVTVINIPGQITQE; encoded by the exons ATGATACAATATGACATAAACAATCACTGGTTTAATCGTATTCGAATATACAGAACGCATTTGTTACAATTGATTACAATGGGGAATTGTATACAGAGTTTACTGAGAAGGTTACAGAACAAGAAATGCTCCGAAAA AACTATTATTTTACTGATCGTCGGCCTAGATAATGCTGGAAAAACGTCCGTTTTGAATCGCATAAGCGGTG AATCGGACAGAAATGTATTGCCTACGATAGGATTTCGAACAGTGTCACTGAGATACAAGTCTTATACAGTGAAAATTTACGATATCGGCGGTAGTCCTCAAATCAGATCGCTGTGGACAAAATATTACAGCGGT ATACACGGTCTTATATATGTGGTGGATGCTAGTGATATTTCCCGTCTTACAGAAAATAGAGTTGTATTTGGTGAATTAGTTTCACATGAATGTATTTCAGGGAAACCGATTCTATT GCTTGCGAACAAACAAGACATAAATGGATCGATAGACGAGTTAGATCTTGTCGAGAACTTGGATGTGGAACATGTAGCTAATACCATGAAGTGTCCTACGAGAGTGGAAATATGTTCATCCACAGAGAGAGAAAGTCAATTAAACGATGATTGCATAGGTATTAAGAACGGATACAA ATGGATATTAGATATAATTGTAAAGAACTACACTGTATTAAATAGCGGACTGAAAGATGCACAAAGTTCTCAGATCATGAGAGTTATCGAAGCACAAGATTCAATATCCGATACATCGTCGATATCGAGGATATCAGCGTGCTCTAATCCGTTTAAACCGATCAAAGAGCtagtggctaagaag GAAGAGACTCGGCCAACCAGTGTTTTGCATAATG GTATTGGcagaaacaaattgaaaaatctGTTTATGCATAGAAATAAGACTGCTCCGCTTACCACTGAGGAAGCAGTAGTTGAACTCGGAGATATGTCTACAAGTACTAAACAAGCTAAAACAGTTTTGGAAGTCTATAAGAATGCTGAAACACTTCCACCAATAATCCATCCAGTGAGACCGATTGCATTTTCAAGTACGATCTCACCGATATCAAATCGTCCACACACCGCGCCAGAACGTTCGCAACATGTTCTGAACAAAGTAACAGTAATTAATATTCCTGGGCAAATAACGCAGGAATGA
- the LOC143212862 gene encoding caspase-1, which produces MYSTEADIASDGIIINNDVGDAFGCSRNSVGPLVGPLQTSSTERYATHYNMNHTKRGLALIFNHEFFNISHLKARCGTNVDCDNLVDTLRNLGFEVNDFHNLAHRDIVKNLERVASMDHSNHDCLIVAVLSHGELGLLYAHDTSYKSESVWGYFTADKCPTLAGKPKLFFIQACQGDRLDGGISIKDRTETDGQPTASFRIPCHADFLIAYSTIPGFYSWRNTTRGSWFMQALCLELRENGTRYDLLTLLTFVSQRVAIDFESNTPDNITMHQQKQIPCITTMLTRLVKFTAPKNGMI; this is translated from the exons ATGTATTCAACGGAAGCTGATATTGCGAGCGAcggtataataattaacaatgaCGTGGGAGACGCTTTCGGATGTTCCAG AAACAGCGTTGGTCCCCTCGTTGGCCCCTTACAAACATCATCCACTGAACGTTACGCCACACATTATAATATGAATCACACAAAACGTGGATTAGCTCTTATTTTTAATcatgaatttttcaatatctCTCATCTCAAAGCGAGATGCGGCACGAATGTGGATTGTGATAATCTTGTGGACACATTAAGAAATCTTGGCTTCGAAGTAAATGATTTTCATAATTTAGCGCACAGAGATATAGTGAAAAATTTAGAACGAG TTGCCAGTATGGACCATTCCAATCACGACTGTCTAATTGTGGCTGTGCTAAGTCACGGAGAATTGGGATTACTGTATGCACACGATACATCCTACAAATCCGAGTCTGTTTGGGGATATTTCACAGCCGATAAATGTCCGACGTTAGCTGGAAAGCCAAAACTATTTTTTATCCAAGCTTGTCAGGGTGATCGACTAGACGGTGGTATATCTATAAAGGACCGGACAGAAACCGATGGTCAACCAACTGCTTCATTCCGTATACCATGCCACGCTGACTTTTTAATTGCATATTCAACAATACCAG GCTTTTATTCTTGGCGGAACACCACTCGTGGTTCCTGGTTTATGCAAGCGCTATGCTTGGAATTACGTGAGAATGGTACGAGATATGATTTATTGACATTGCTGACGTTCGTGAGCCAGAGAGTGGCAATCGACTTTGAATCAAACACTCCCGACAACATAACAATGCACCAACAAAAGCAAATACCGTGCATCACAACGATGCTAACACGCTTGGTGAAGTTCACAGCACCGAAGAACGGAATGATATAa